From Gemmatimonadaceae bacterium, the proteins below share one genomic window:
- the bamD gene encoding outer membrane protein assembly factor BamD — protein sequence MQSVNRTLLLLALLFLGACTKSLNIRRLTTSTALYEAGMTRYQQEDWVNAITAFEKLTFDLPTRDTLLSRAHWYLGHARRENNERLLAAQSFIRLTELFPDDTLADDALYWSGRSYRELWRKPQLDPQYGILSQAQFRLLQGIFPDSPYADSAKVELERLDEWFATKDFESGMFYVKRRAYDSAIIYFQDVVTNWPNTDRARQAMLQLVQIYRLPQMNYTDDATEVCAALRAGFPRDREVLQVCKLPVADSTSVAPGR from the coding sequence ATGCAATCCGTGAACCGCACGCTGCTGCTCCTCGCTCTCCTGTTCCTCGGCGCCTGCACGAAGTCGCTGAACATCCGGCGCCTGACGACCTCCACGGCGCTGTACGAGGCGGGCATGACCCGCTATCAGCAGGAAGACTGGGTCAACGCCATCACGGCCTTCGAGAAGCTGACCTTCGACCTGCCCACGCGGGACACCTTGCTGTCGCGCGCGCACTGGTACCTGGGACACGCGCGCCGCGAGAACAACGAGCGCCTGCTGGCCGCGCAGAGCTTCATTCGGCTCACCGAGCTCTTCCCGGACGATACGCTGGCGGACGACGCCCTCTATTGGTCGGGCCGCTCGTATCGCGAACTGTGGCGCAAGCCGCAGCTCGACCCCCAGTACGGCATCCTCTCGCAGGCCCAGTTCCGGCTGCTGCAGGGCATCTTCCCGGACTCGCCCTATGCCGATTCCGCGAAGGTCGAACTCGAGCGTCTCGACGAGTGGTTCGCGACCAAGGACTTCGAGTCGGGCATGTTCTACGTGAAGCGCCGCGCCTACGATTCCGCCATCATCTACTTCCAGGATGTGGTGACGAACTGGCCGAACACGGACCGGGCGCGCCAGGCGATGTTGCAGCTCGTGCAGATCTATCGCCTGCCGCAGATGAACTACACGGACGATGCGACCGAGGTCTGCGCGGCGTTGCGGGCGGGCTTCCCCCGCGACCGCGAGGTGCTCCAGGTCTGCAAGCTGCCCGTCGCGGACAGCACGTCCGTTGCCCCCGGGCGCTGA